The Canis aureus isolate CA01 chromosome 9, VMU_Caureus_v.1.0, whole genome shotgun sequence genome has a segment encoding these proteins:
- the MRPL52 gene encoding large ribosomal subunit protein mL52 isoform X1: protein MAALGSLLLTGVRRLHGSVAARAGSQWRLQQGLAANPSGYGPLTELPDWSYADGRPAPPMKGQLRRKAQREKFARRVVLLSQEMDAGLQAWQLRQQEKLQEEERKQKNALKPKGALLQNPQPGQ, encoded by the exons ATGGCTGCTTTAGGTTCTCTGCTCTTGA CAGGTGTCCGGAGGCTGCACGGCAGCGTGGCGGCTCGGGCGGGCAGCCAGTGGCGACTCCA GCAGGGCTTGGCTGCCAACCCGTCCGGCTACGGGCCCCTTACGGAGCTCCCAGACTGGTCTTACGCTG ATGGCCGCCCTGCACCGCCAATGAAAGGCCAGCTTCGAAGAAAAGCCCAAAGGGAGAAGTTTGCA AGACGAGTTGTACTGCTGTCACAGGAAATGGATGCTGGATTACAGGCATGGCAGCTTAGGCAGCAAGAGAAGttgcaggaagaagaaaggaagcagaaaaatgcTCTTAAACCCAAAGGGGCTCTACTGCAGAACCCACAACCAGGTCAATAA
- the MRPL52 gene encoding large ribosomal subunit protein mL52 isoform X2: MAALGSLLLSVRRLHGSVAARAGSQWRLQQGLAANPSGYGPLTELPDWSYADGRPAPPMKGQLRRKAQREKFARRVVLLSQEMDAGLQAWQLRQQEKLQEEERKQKNALKPKGALLQNPQPGQ; encoded by the exons ATGGCTGCTTTAGGTTCTCTGCTCTTGA GTGTCCGGAGGCTGCACGGCAGCGTGGCGGCTCGGGCGGGCAGCCAGTGGCGACTCCA GCAGGGCTTGGCTGCCAACCCGTCCGGCTACGGGCCCCTTACGGAGCTCCCAGACTGGTCTTACGCTG ATGGCCGCCCTGCACCGCCAATGAAAGGCCAGCTTCGAAGAAAAGCCCAAAGGGAGAAGTTTGCA AGACGAGTTGTACTGCTGTCACAGGAAATGGATGCTGGATTACAGGCATGGCAGCTTAGGCAGCAAGAGAAGttgcaggaagaagaaaggaagcagaaaaatgcTCTTAAACCCAAAGGGGCTCTACTGCAGAACCCACAACCAGGTCAATAA
- the MRPL52 gene encoding large ribosomal subunit protein mL52 isoform X3 encodes MKGQLRRKAQREKFARRVVLLSQEMDAGLQAWQLRQQEKLQEEERKQKNALKPKGALLQNPQPGQ; translated from the exons ATGAAAGGCCAGCTTCGAAGAAAAGCCCAAAGGGAGAAGTTTGCA AGACGAGTTGTACTGCTGTCACAGGAAATGGATGCTGGATTACAGGCATGGCAGCTTAGGCAGCAAGAGAAGttgcaggaagaagaaaggaagcagaaaaatgcTCTTAAACCCAAAGGGGCTCTACTGCAGAACCCACAACCAGGTCAATAA